In Bacillota bacterium, the sequence AAGGTTGTAAAGACCGTGCACACGGCGACGTTCACACGGAAAGAGCCGATCCACATATAGGTGTTAAAAATGGTAAAGCCGATTAGGAAGATACCTGTGAGCGGCCCGCCCCACTTTACGGACACGCCGTACGGTTCGAGTAAAGTTAGTAAAGTCATCAAGGCGACAGACAACCAGAAAGCCCCGTACGTGGAGAAGGCAGTCGCGCCAAAGACGTTGTTCTTCTTGTACTCCTGCATGCCGGCCAGCAACTGGGCGAGTCCCCCGTAGAAGAAGGCTAGCCCCAGGAAGGCATGGCCTTCAAGTATTTTGGCATTGGACATGCTCAGCACGAAAGTTGTCAGGGCGAACCCGCCAAGTCCCAGGGGAGCGGGATCGGCGGTGGCCGCGACCTGGCTTACTTCGGCCTTAACGTTGTTTTGCTCACACATACTGTCTTAAACCCCCTTTACGCCTAAATTAAAGACCTCCCGGAAATTTTTATCTACTATTTATCTGCCATCAGGGGTACCTGACTGAGAATGCCTACCCGGCCTTTGTGCGTGGATTTGTAAAGTAGCTTCGCATTTCAGGTGCTTAAAAGTTAAAGTAACCCCTCCCCCCTCCCGTTCAGGTGGCATAAATTTACAAAAGTAAATTGGGATTTCGGAAGATTAAAACGGACGTGAGGCTTCTGTTGGAGCGATTCCCGTGTTGGGTTGCTGGAGAAACGCCTTTTCTGGTGAGATGAAGCGAATCATGTCAAGATAGGCGATTGCATGTATATATTTCTCATTATAAACCGGTGCTGAGATTTTTGTAAAGGGCACTTTTTAAAAAAAATTTATGATATAATCTATAAGAATTTGCGGTCATTGAAATAAATAAACTAAAATGGGGAGTGAATTCTTGTGTCCCCCCTCTGGCTCGTCTGGTTGTTGGTTTTCTTCGCCCGGGTTGCAGACATGTCTCTCGCTACCGTAAGGACGCTTTTTCTTGTTCGGGGGCGGTCATGGCAGGCGGGGAGTATTGGCTTTGTGGAGGCCTTCCTTTATATCATAGCCCTGAACATGGTCTTCAGGCATCTGGATAATATCTGGGGTTTTCTGTTTTATGCCGCCGGTTTTGCCTGCGGAAACATTTTAGGCGCTTTCGTTGAAGAGAAGCTTGCGGTAGGGTATCTGGCGGTTCAGGTTATTCCCAAGCGCGATCCGGACCTTCTTACGGAAAAGCTGCGGAATGCGGGGTTTGGGGTGACCGTCTGGGAAGGGGAAGGACGCGAAGGAAGACATCAGGTTTTAAATATTGTCTTAAATCGCAAGGACCGGGACCGGCTGTTTTCTCTTGTGAACGACTACGATCAGAGCGCCTTTATTTCTGTCAGCGAGGCACGGGCAAGGCAGGGTGGCGTTTTTGGACGGCGCAAGGCGAAATGAAATGGAGATGATAGCGTGATGCAGCAGCCGGTTGGAATCTTTGATTCCGGTGTGGGCGGTTTAACCGTTACCCGGCTCATTTTTTCCCACCTTCCCGATCAAGAAATCGTCTATTTCGGAGATACGGCTCACGTTCCTTACGGGTCCCGTTCCCCCCAGGAACTGATCAGGTTCGGAGACCAGATCGTTTCTTTTTTAATTAAGTTCGGAGTTAAGGTTATCATTGCCGCTTGCAATACCAGTTCCTCGATTTCCCTCCCCTTTTTGCGGGAGAAATACGATCTCCCCATTCTGGGCGTGGTGGAACCGGGTGTGAAAGCCGCGCTGAAAGTGACGAAAAATAAAAAAGTGGGGATCATTGCCACAGAAGCCACGGTCAGGAGCGGCGCTTACCCGCGCACGATAAAGCTTTTCGATGCAGGGGTAGAAGTTTTTATGCAGGCCTGCCCCCGTTTTGTTCCGCTGGTAGAGGCGGGGAAAGTTGCATCCCCGGAGGCGCGGGAGGCTGCCGTCTCTTATCTTGAACCCCTCAAAAGGGCAGAGATTGATACCCTCGTCCTCGGCTGTACCCATTACCCTTTCCTTACCCCTGTGATTGCCGAAATCCTGGGACCTGGTGTAAAACTTGTGGATCCTGCCGAGGAAACAGTCAAAGAACTCATATCTCTGCTTGCAGAGGAGAGAGTTGCCCTGGTCCAGGCCCGGGGTCCAAAACACCGCTTTTTTGCGAGCGGCCCTCCAGGCTCGTTTTATACCGCCGGGCGGCATTTCCTGGGCGCCTTCCCTTTTACGGTGGAGCAGGTTAACCTGAACGAGGAAAGGCGGAAAATTATAACCGGGGAGAGTCCTCCGGGGAGTGAGTGATTCCGGTGTACTTTACGGTTTTGGGCTGCTGGGCTCCCTATCCTGCAGCAGGAGGGGCCTGCCCGGGATACCTGCTTGTTTCGAACAACCTTTCCCTTTTTCTGGACTGCGGGAACGGAAGCCTTGCCTGGCTCCGGCGCTGCACCGATTTCCGGGAGCTGACGGCGGTTTTTATTTCCCATTTTCATCCCGATCATTACGTCGATCTCTTTGGCCTCCGCCATGCCCTTGCCGGGGCGCGCCGGGAGGGGTCGCGGCCCCTTCCCCTTCCCCTGATCGCTCCCCTGGCGCCTGAAAAAGACGCGGAAGTCTGGAGGAATTACCCCGATGTTTTGGAGTTCAGAGGGATTGCCCCCGAAGCCTGCAGGTCCCCCCTTGCCGTTCCGTTGGAGGAGCTGCTGGGGAATTCTTTTCAGGGAGCATCCGGCGGGCGGATTTCCTTTCTTTTAACGGAGCATCCCCTGCCGAATCTGGCCGTAAAGTTCGAAAACGGGGGAAAGACCCTGGTTTACACCGGCGATACGGGGTTTTTCGAGGCTTTGGTGGAGTTTGTGGGAGGCGCCGACCTGCTGGTTTGCGAGGCCACCTTGCAGGAAAAGGACCGTTTGGGGGTGCCCGGTCACCTCACTGCGAGGGAGGCCGGCCTGCTGGCGGCATCTGCTGGCGTGAAGAGGCTCCTTCTCACCCACTTCTGGCCCGAACATGACTTAAGAGTCACCTATCGGGAGGCGCGGGCGGTTTTTGCCGGGGATCTCCTGCTGGCGCGGGAGGGGCTGACCGTCTTCTTGTGAAATCTTTTATCCCATTTTGTGGTGCGGGAGGGTGAAAAGTGCGGGAGTTGACTGCAGACCTGATCGAGGCGAGGGTCGCGGAGATGTGCCAGGAAGCCAACTATGAGCTTCCTGGCGATGTCGAAGCTGCGCTGGCAGCGGCGCGGGAACAGGAAGAGTCTCCCCTGGGAAGAATGATTCTCAAAGACCTTTTAGAAAATGCCAGCATCGCCCGGCAGGAACGCATCCCCCTCTGTCAGGATACCGGCCTGGTGGTGGTTTTTGTCGAGATCGGGCAGGAGGTCCGGGTTACAGGAGGGAGTCTGGGGAATGCTATTAACCGGGGTGTGGCAAAGGGTTACCGGGAGGGCTACTTGCGGAAGTCTGTTGTCTCCGATCCTTTGCACCGGGTCAACACCGGTGACAATACGCCGGCCGTCATTTTTTACGAAGTCGTACCCGGTGAGACCTTTCGCCTCACCGTGATGCCGAAAGGCTTCGGGAGCGAGAACTGCACTGCTCTTGGAATGCTGAAGCCCGCCGAGGGCGTGGAGGGTGTCAAAAGATTCATTGTCGACGCTGTAGAGCGGGCCGGAGCCAACCCCTGCCCCCCTGTTGTCGTTGGAGTGGGGCTGGGGGGAACGGCCGAGAAGGCCCTGCTGCTTGCCAAGCGCGCTCTTTTGCGGCCGCTGGGTGTTCCTCACTCCGATCCCGGGGTGGCGGCACTGGAGGCCGAACTGAAAGAAGCAGTCAATGCCCTGGGCTCCGGGCCCGGGGGGCTGGGGGGCAGGGTGACTACCCTTGCCGTCCACATCGAAACGTATCCCACTCACATCGCGGGGCTGCCTGTTGCCGTCAACATCAACTGTCACGCTGCGCGCCACCGGACCTGGGTTTGGGAGGGGGGAGAGCATGAGTGAGTTTCTTTGTCTTGAGGTTCCCTTTTCTGCGGCGGTTACCCGGGGGTTGGAGGCCGGGCAGCGGCTTTTGCTGACAGGTATGATTTACGGGGCGCGGGATCAGGCCCACAGGCGCTTTGCCGCGGTGCTGGCGCGCGGGGAAGAGCTTCCTCTCAATCTCAAGGGTGAGGTGATTTATTACGTTGGCCCCACCCCACCCCGCCCCGGGCAGGTCTGCGGGGCTGCCGGGCCTACCACGAGCGGCCGCATGGACCCCTTCACGCCCCCCCTCCTCGCGTACGGAGTGCGGGGACTGATGGGAAAGGGTAACCGGAGCGCGGAGGTGGTTGCGGCCCTGAAACAATACGGTGCGGTTTACCTTGCAGCGACGGGAGGGGCAGGCGCGCTCCTTTCCCGGTGCATTGAGGAAATCGAGGTCGTTGCTTATCCCGAATTGGGGCCTGAGGCCGTTTTTCGCTTGCGCGTTAGGGATTTTCCCGCGATTGTCGCGGTTGACAGCCGGGGCCGGAATCTTTACGAAACCGGCCCTACCCGCTACCGGGTGGCCCTTCCTTAAATTGGGTTATTGTGCTAAACTTGGGATAACAATGGTCAGGAGTTGGTGTTGATGCGCCCGGATGGAAGAAAACCAGAAGAATTGCGTCCCGTTCGGATTTACCGTCACTACTTGAAATATGCCGAGGGTTCGGTCCTCATCGAGATGGGGGATACAAAGGTAATCTGTACCGCCAGCGTTGAGGATAAAGTGCCCCCCTTTATGAAGGGGGAAGGAAGGGGATGGGTTACGGCAGAGTACAGCATGCTGCCTCGATCCACCTCGGTCCGGACGCCCCGGGATATTACGAAAGGGAGGCTTAACGGGAGGTCCTGCGAAATCCAGCGGCTGATCGGCCGTTCTTTGCGGGCGGTTGTCGATTTGGAGAAGCTGGGGGAGCGGACGATCTGGATCGATTGTGATGTCATTCAGGCCGATGGGGGAACGAGAACGGCTGCGATCACAGGCTCCTTTGTGGCGCTTGCAGATGCCGTGCGGACCCTCCGGGAGCAGGGGGTCCTGGAGGCGATACCGTTGCGCGACTATGT encodes:
- a CDS encoding acetate uptake transporter → MCEQNNVKAEVSQVAATADPAPLGLGGFALTTFVLSMSNAKILEGHAFLGLAFFYGGLAQLLAGMQEYKKNNVFGATAFSTYGAFWLSVALMTLLTLLEPYGVSVKWGGPLTGIFLIGFTIFNTYMWIGSFRVNVAVCTVFTTLEITFILLDLAEFGLISSVPGGIMGIITAFAAWYASAAGILNTVYGRTVLPVGPLNK
- a CDS encoding DUF2179 domain-containing protein, producing MSPLWLVWLLVFFARVADMSLATVRTLFLVRGRSWQAGSIGFVEAFLYIIALNMVFRHLDNIWGFLFYAAGFACGNILGAFVEEKLAVGYLAVQVIPKRDPDLLTEKLRNAGFGVTVWEGEGREGRHQVLNIVLNRKDRDRLFSLVNDYDQSAFISVSEARARQGGVFGRRKAK
- the murI gene encoding glutamate racemase; the encoded protein is MQQPVGIFDSGVGGLTVTRLIFSHLPDQEIVYFGDTAHVPYGSRSPQELIRFGDQIVSFLIKFGVKVIIAACNTSSSISLPFLREKYDLPILGVVEPGVKAALKVTKNKKVGIIATEATVRSGAYPRTIKLFDAGVEVFMQACPRFVPLVEAGKVASPEAREAAVSYLEPLKRAEIDTLVLGCTHYPFLTPVIAEILGPGVKLVDPAEETVKELISLLAEERVALVQARGPKHRFFASGPPGSFYTAGRHFLGAFPFTVEQVNLNEERRKIITGESPPGSE
- a CDS encoding MBL fold metallo-hydrolase; the encoded protein is MYFTVLGCWAPYPAAGGACPGYLLVSNNLSLFLDCGNGSLAWLRRCTDFRELTAVFISHFHPDHYVDLFGLRHALAGARREGSRPLPLPLIAPLAPEKDAEVWRNYPDVLEFRGIAPEACRSPLAVPLEELLGNSFQGASGGRISFLLTEHPLPNLAVKFENGGKTLVYTGDTGFFEALVEFVGGADLLVCEATLQEKDRLGVPGHLTAREAGLLAASAGVKRLLLTHFWPEHDLRVTYREARAVFAGDLLLAREGLTVFL
- a CDS encoding fumarate hydratase — protein: MRELTADLIEARVAEMCQEANYELPGDVEAALAAAREQEESPLGRMILKDLLENASIARQERIPLCQDTGLVVVFVEIGQEVRVTGGSLGNAINRGVAKGYREGYLRKSVVSDPLHRVNTGDNTPAVIFYEVVPGETFRLTVMPKGFGSENCTALGMLKPAEGVEGVKRFIVDAVERAGANPCPPVVVGVGLGGTAEKALLLAKRALLRPLGVPHSDPGVAALEAELKEAVNALGSGPGGLGGRVTTLAVHIETYPTHIAGLPVAVNINCHAARHRTWVWEGGEHE
- a CDS encoding FumA C-terminus/TtdB family hydratase beta subunit — translated: MSEFLCLEVPFSAAVTRGLEAGQRLLLTGMIYGARDQAHRRFAAVLARGEELPLNLKGEVIYYVGPTPPRPGQVCGAAGPTTSGRMDPFTPPLLAYGVRGLMGKGNRSAEVVAALKQYGAVYLAATGGAGALLSRCIEEIEVVAYPELGPEAVFRLRVRDFPAIVAVDSRGRNLYETGPTRYRVALP
- the rph gene encoding ribonuclease PH: MMRPDGRKPEELRPVRIYRHYLKYAEGSVLIEMGDTKVICTASVEDKVPPFMKGEGRGWVTAEYSMLPRSTSVRTPRDITKGRLNGRSCEIQRLIGRSLRAVVDLEKLGERTIWIDCDVIQADGGTRTAAITGSFVALADAVRTLREQGVLEAIPLRDYVAAVSVGKVDGELRLDLSFEEDARAEVDMNVVMTGGGEFVEIQGTAEGEPFTGEELSLLLDLAARGTEKLIAVQKDLLGEIHAEDRDCQSESG